One part of the Pristis pectinata isolate sPriPec2 chromosome 15, sPriPec2.1.pri, whole genome shotgun sequence genome encodes these proteins:
- the LOC127578637 gene encoding uncharacterized protein LOC127578637 isoform X1, protein MKPLARNHSERGIYDCSKGPPPPYTTSKSIPDESAVASRALVHPTPPHTQYATGTKPATVAFQAFNQMIGTVQPTAQAQVYKAQVYKPLQVHSSNEASLQTQNTFVYKTISQPMCQTIPAPGRKQITLQHKGSAVTNKEVQRLALNGVAWMTTAGQMAQTVNNVHGVHPARMMQSYNPVVQNHNVGQSSKTLISIAPTSGSVPQISEGQGQLNVLDSQGNRNSALNLTANDFLRCNDQIQIQSAFRKEDAFQDQSKVPSTVAGATPAQVFHRIWPAPTNYASVPAHVYGERARGDSSEWAGSSVSLSSQQNGQHNITNCFSLPNSNGQKRMVLARVTPMSHDWRNLQQNSNTFSTMDVNKLKNSQVEDAQLHHKLGSGQQSSAVSTSEKLFEKKNTTSSQLSAPRISVQRNIPIAPFVHPLPHKPSLHRQQSVQNIHFIYPPATVNEQCTVTSPMSSLSLKAQHNVTGPGSDFSISNISSKDPLASQVSPLSAGHGNFGVSSNSSDMVTQQTVTVSSVGAESLRPNGDQNVLPPSDVPHSTNMLCSTFREESKDEGKQSVDMVFSGSNPPPLGFNNENSKSSSVQLSSRDDCGKQSTAGLLLVVPPSVVMHNCQTMESSTVYTPPSTLTYEKDIPVKLIGGQVETSNTVVEMPTSMLEVSKYLASSDANLSGSAGQHREDMLGHGSSTVGECSQQQKNCANHHQYSLGSLHPESCLHLLN, encoded by the coding sequence ATGAAGCCTCTTGCTCGGAATCACAGTGAGAGAGGGATTTACGATTGCTCGAAGGGGCCACCACCGCCATATACGACATCGAAGTCAATTCCTGATGAATCCGCTGTTGCAAGTAGAGCACTTGTACATCCAACACCTCCACACACTCAGTATGCCACTGGTACTAAACCTGCCACGGTTGCCTTTCAAGCCTTCAACCAAATGATTGGGACAGTTCAGCCAACAGCACAGGCACAAGTGTACAAGGCACAAGTGTACAAGCCTCTGCAAGTTCATTCCAGTAATGAAGCCAGCTTACAAACACAAAACACTTTTGTGTATAAGACTATTTCACAGCCAATGTGTCAAACAATTCCAGCTCCAGGAAGAAAGCAGATTACATTACAACACAAAGGCAGTGCAGTGACCAATAAAGAAGTCCAACGGCTTGCTCTAAATGGAGTTGCGTGGATGACGACTGCTGGCCAAATGGCTCAAACTGTTAATAATGTCCATGGTGTTCATCCTGCTAGAATGATGCAATCTTATAATCCAGTGGTTCAGAATCATAATGTAGGACAGTCATCAAAAACACTAATATCAATTGCCCCTACAAGTGGAAGTGTTCCTCAAATTTCAGAGGGTCAAGGACAGTTAAATGTTTTGGATTCCCAAGGAAATCGTAACTCAGCGCTAAATCTGACAGCAAATGACTTTTTGAGATGTAATGACCAGATACAAATTCAAAGTGCCTTTAGAAAGGAGGATGCTTTTCAAGATCAGAGCAAAGTACCTTCAACTGTAGCTGGTGCCACACCTGCCCAAGTTTTCCATAGAATTTGGCCAGCCCCAACAAACTATGCATCTGTTCCTGCACATGTATATGGAGAACGAGCAAGAGGTGACTCTTCTGAATGGGCTGGATCATCGGTTAGCTTGAGTTCACAGCAAAATGGACAGCATAATATTACTAATTGTTTCTCGCTTCCAAATTCAAATGGGCAGAAGAGAATGGTGCTTGCACGTGTGACTCCAATGTCCCATGACTGGAGAAATTTGCAGCAAAACTCAAATACTTTTTCGACTATGGACGTAAATAAACTGAAGAACTCGCAGGTCGAAGATGCCCAGCTGCATCATAAATTAGGAAGTGGTCAACAGAGCAGTGCTGTTTCAACTTCTGAAAAATTGTTTGAAAAGAAAAACACTACAAGTTCTCAGCTATCTGCTCCAAGGATAAGTGTGCAGAGAAATATTCCCATTGCACCATTTGTGCATCCTCTTCCACATAAGCCAAGTTTACACAGACAACAAAGTGTTCAAAATATTCACTTCATTTATCCCCCTGCAACTGTGAATGAACAATGTACAGTAACTTCTCCAATGTCATCCTTGAGTTTGAAAGCTCAACACAATGTGACTGGCCCAGGAAGTGACTTTTCAATTTCTAACATAAGTTCAAAGGATCCTTTAGCCTCCCAGGTATCTCCTTTGTCAGCTGGACATGGCAACTTTGGTGTTTCATCAAATAGCTCAGATATGGTCACCCAACAGACCGTGACTGTATCTTCAGTTGGAGCTGAGAGTCTGCGTCCTAATGGTGATCAGAATGTCCTGCCACCTTCGGATGTTCCACATTCGACGAATATGTTGTGCTCTACATTCAGAGAAGAATCTAAAGATGAAGGGAAGCAATCAGTTGACATGGTTTTTTCAGGTTCCAATCCTCCCCCTCTTGGTTTCAACAATGAAAATTCTAAATCCTCATCTGTTCAGCTCTCATCCAGAGATGACTGTGGGAAGCAGAGCACAGCAGGTCTTCTACTTGTTGTTCCACCTTCGGTGGTTATGCATAATTGCCAAACTATGGAAAGTAGCACAGTTTACACCCCTCCTTCAACATTAACTTATGAAAAGGATATCCCAGTAAAGCTAATTGGAGGCCAAGTTGAAACCTCTAATACAGTTGTGGAAATGCCAACCTCGATGTTGGAGGTGTCTAAATATTTGGCATCATCAGATGCTAATCTGTCAGGCTCGGCTGGGCAGCACCGTGAAGACATGTTGGGTCATGGCTCATCAACTGTAGGTGAATGTAGTCAGCAGCAGAAAAATTGTGCCAATCATCACCAGTACTCATTGGGCAGTCTCCACCCAGAGTCTTGTCTTCATCTTTTGAATTAA